CAGGTGTAAGTTTTGGATTTAGAGACTGTTATGCCTGAAGTGATTAGTATATTAAGAGATGTCCATGTTTGTTTTAATGATTGGTGACTATAGTCTGCCTGTTTTGATTATCTCAGAGCAAACCGtgtgttcggttggcagccctgcctcaCCTTTGCTCTCGCTCAACCCCGCTGAGACGCAGATTCATTAACAAATGAAATTTGTGTAATTTGTGTCGTTACtgagtaaagtgaataaatataaatgtttgttaatGAATCTGTGTCTCAGCGGGGCTGAGCgagagcagaggtgaggcagggctgccaaccgaacacaCGGTTTGCTCTGAGATAATCAACATGGACTGACTATAGTAATAATACTTATTTATCCTTACACCTACCAGGAAAATCTGATTAAGAATGCAATCAccaaaaaacaaatattaattACATAATTACTATATAATACAATTACAGTAGAATTACACATGTATCACTCTTGCAGACcaagttatatttcttttcttctggtaCATGCTAATATTAAATACAAAATACCCGATGCCATGATTTCCCTTTGCTAGAAAACGAGATTGAATAGAAGACAGTATGTAAGTTATTTCTTACCTAGTTCTCTTACCTTGTGGGTTTCCCACCCCCACACATCAAATGGAGGATAAAAACAGGAAGCCACACTCTGCTGATGTGCCAACCTATACACAACTTCATGAGTAATAAAAGTTGACAAGAACAGGCTGGAAAGTGCATCATAAGCAACAATATATGACTGTCTAgcacagtggttcccaaactttttctgGTCGTtacccacttttcatacatgatCCTTGTCCATGGCCCACAACCATAACCCGTGACTGTCTACAGTCCTACACTCATTAGGTCCATATAAAAACCACTCTAGCAAATCCTGTAATTTTATTGAttccatttgttattttttcttttattaattattaataaAGAAATTTGTATTTTGCCTTTGCTGAATCTCCTATAATTATTGAAATGGTACTAAAGAAGTAATATAATGCACATTAAAAATTCATATGTAGAGTAATTAAAATTGCATTATTGTGAAAAGCTGTTTCAgcaataagcaaaaaaataagaaacaaagaaattccACTGGATTGAAAAAGTGTATTAATCCCACGCAATGTGATCTGATCTTTGAATCTTACAAATCTGATAACTTTGTAATTCTGAAATGAAATGCTATCATAGGGAGTCATAATTAACTGCCACAACCATGGCCTTCAGTGGCCACACACCCACCTCCTCCCAGACCATTTGCTTCTGAACGTTCATGCCACGttcatgtttccttcacttttgaaTCCCCATTCCACTCAGTGTGAAGGGTGATGTTGCAGATTATCAACAAGCTTCTTGATTCTTGGTTTTGTTTCACTTAAAGCACACCGTAGGTCATGCTTCACTTCAAGTCTGTTGCGATATTTCGTTTTAATGTGGAGTAGTTGAGAGAATGCAGCCTCGCAGGAATAAGTTGATGAAAATGGTAGGAGGTGGCGAAAAGCTAAGTCACATAAGTTTGGGTATGAAGCTGCCATTGATGACCAAAATACTGTGAGAGATTCAGTTTCAAACTTCATCTTAGCTCCTGAATCCTCCTGAAGTGTCAACAGCTCAGTTTggccatcatcattgtcatcaggaATGCATGTCACTGCAGCAGTGAAGGGGGCCCTTACTAGCCGAGAAGTTAGGCTTTGGATATCTGGGAAGTATCTTTTAAACTCCTTCCAAGGCCTCAAGATGTTGGGTAATCAAGTTCTGCGTAGCAGCATCACACTTCTCTACAATTTCTGACACTGTCTCCAGCATTGCCAAGTTTCCCATTCCAACTTTGCGCCTCCAATTCTCCATCTTACGAATGAAAGCTTTGATTTTGTCCACAAAATCGATTATCAAGCTTCCTTTCCCTTGGAGTTCCAGGTTCAGTGTGTTCAACTGTCTAAATATGTCAACAAGATAGGCTAGCCGTATTTCGAAGCTATCTGCAGACCATGCTGACAGCAAATCTTGCTTGTTCTGTAttctgagaaagaggctgatctCTTCTCTGAGCTCAAATACACGTTGAACTACATTTCCTTTTGATAGCCAGCGAACTGCTGTATGAAATAGGAGGGTCTCATGAGCTGCATCCATATCTTGGCAGAGTCTCTTGAAAAGGCGTGTGTTAAGAGCACTACCTTTTACAAAGTTAACTGTCTTTATAATTGTATTCAGAGTGTCCTGTAATTCTGAGGGTAGCGTTTTTGATGCAAGAGCTTGCCTGTGGATCATGCAGTGAAGAGGATAGCATTTGGTGCTTTTTGTATAACTCTTGTAACAAAACCTGACTGAGAACCCAACATGGCTGGAGCCCCGTCTGTGCATATCCCACAAAGATTGCCCCAGTCAAGACCTTCAGATTCAAAGAATTCTGTAAGTTTCTGCATTACATCTTCACCTTTTGTAGATTGTTCAAGAGGCTCACAAAACAAGAATTCCTCCTTCAGATCCTCATCATGAACATACCTTACAAAAGCCAGGAGTTGTGAGCAGGACTGGACGTCAGTGGACTCATCGAGTTGAATACTGAATAATCCAGCTCTTTTGATTTCCTGTATCACCTGCTCTCTGATGTCATCAGATATTTGGGAGATTCGGCGTTGCACTGTATTATTTGAGAGTGAAATAGCATtcagcttttcagcacttttcTCACCCAAAACAAGCTTTACCATTGTTTTGGCACATGGCAAAATTAATTCCTCCCCAATTGTGTgaggcttctttttctttgctatttcaaGGGCTACAAGAAATGATGCCTCCACTACGGCAGCATTTTGTTGATGAAAGGAACCACTGGCATCAAGTCGCTGTCTCTTCATGTTCAATTCTTGTCGACTAAAGAAGGAACGATCTTTGCCAACATGTTGAGGATGCTTGGTTTCCAGATGTAATCTAAGCTTACTGGGCCTTAGTGATTCAGCTGTGAGTATTTTGTGACAAATCACACACTGAGGCTTCACTACACCTTTATCAGTGATGCTTGTAAATCCAAAATCCAGGTAGTTGTCATCATAGTTGCGTTTCTTATTAGAAGCCATCACTGTACCTGCAATGCACAAACAAAAAACTGCTATTTCTAACACCGCAAACATATGTCATCACCCATGattagaataataaaatgataaatatgagGTAGAAAGGAAGTTAGATTTAACGTTACAAAAAAGTTATAGAATGTGCATAAATACAGCAGATATTATTTACCTTCTTAATATACTTCATGATGCAGGGCTTACTTACCATTAAAGTGGTATTGATGTTGGCTTAAGTTCATATAATACTGAAGTATTCACAGGTGGGAGGAAACTGATTATATGGGGAGGCACACACGGTGATCAATGTTGTAACTGTGAATGTCTGGTTAACTGAATAATATGAACATCCTTGCTGATACGTAAGATTCAAGACCAGGTTATCATACAGAATACACAGCTTAGGAAGCCTTAGATTAGAATTATGTTGAGTTAAAATTATCTTGCTTCCCTAATACATCCCCATGTCTTGTTTTATGTCAAGAACACagaatcagataaaaaaaaaaaaagggacgtATTACCCATGTGTCTGGCAGCAAGGCATTGCACAAACCTGTACTGAACCTGTAAGTTCCCTCCACTGGCTACCTACCCGCTAAACtcctttggttttatttatgCATAGCCTCAGATTATGGTCCCCTACATTCTGCTATATGGCCCCCCAGGGGGCCATGGCCcgcagtttgggaaccactggtctagCAGAACCACAGAAACTGTTGCTCAGGCATAATGAAAGAGCAAGTTACCAAGATGAAGAGCAAGGCCACGTTTaaatgttttaatattttcacatttaACAAGCTTGCCTAACAATACATgccacaggtaaacacacctcAAACTAAAGAAACTTTTTAAATTCTCTAGCTGGGTTCTGGAATGAACAATTTTGAAATCATGACAAGGGATGAGGAAAGAGGTCATCTCtagaaattgataaatgatCATGAAAATCTGCCAATATTTAACAATATCATGTCTGAGTAATCTCCCCTCGACCGAGTACAAGTTCAAGGTTTTAGGTGCTGGGAGCTGTCCAAGCCCTCCATTCCACATCTTCTTTGAATTGTCTCTAATTGTCTCACATTCCCCATATAACTCAAATTCCAAACAGAGGATGCACATTCTAGTAAAGGACGTACTTACATAAGCAGTGAAAATCAGACATAAGCAGTGAAAATGAGAATCATAAAAGAAGCATCCCAATTTACAGTAGTCCTTAGAATAGTGGTCCTGTCTTGTGTACTATTCGTATCGGATACATGTTGGTGGAATTAAAgtttatcaacacacacacctaagtcTGTAGGTAAGTCTTTAAATAGAATTCCTACATTGTTAATATAATAACAAACATCTTAACCAAACCCAGACCAAAAAATATAATTCCTAGTGAATTTTAAGGCAACGCACTTGGACAGATTTTGTCCCCAAGACTCAGTCAGATATTGGAAAAGAGTACTGCACTTATATCCTATTGGCATTTTTCACTGCAATCACCAAACCATCATCAGAACCTGCTTCAATACTAATATCTCAATAGGACCTGCCTCAATACTAATATCTCAGTAGAGGAGACTATGTTGGAATTAACAAAATNNNNNNNNNNNNNNNNNNNNNNNNNNNNNNNNNNNNNNNNNNNNNNNNNNNNNNNNNNNNNNNNNNNNNNNNNNNNNNNNNNNNNNNNNNNNNNNNNNNNNNNNNNNNNNNNNNNNNNNNNNNNNNNNNNNNNNNNNNNNNNNNNNNNNNNNNNNNNNNNNNNNNNNNNNNNNNNNNNNNNNNNNNNNNNNNNNNNNNNNNNNNNNNNNNNNNNNNNNNNNNNNNNNNNNNNNNNNNNNNNNNNNNNNNNNNNNNNNNNNNNNNNNNNNNNNNNNNNNNNNNNNNNNNNNNNNNNNNNNNNNNNNNNNNNNNNNNNNNNNNNNNNNNNNNNNNNNNNNNNNNNNNNNNNNNNNNNNNNNNNNNNNNNNNNNNNNNNNNNNNNNNNNNNNNNNNNNNNNNNNNNNNNNNNNNNNNNNNNNNNNNNNNNNNNNNNNNNNNNNNNNNNNNNNNNNNNNNNNNNNNNNNNNNNNNNNNNNNNNNNNNNNNNNNNNNNNNNNNNNAGAGCCTCCTTCTCCATAatctgaaaataatgatgatagttcATCTACTGGGCTAATGATCtcataaaagaattaataataatgtgtctcacaactcaaaggggtagtcacagcctgctCTATAAAGAGAACTCTCCTtcatacaaaactacatgcacttattacacacacacaccattcacttAAAACTAAAGGATGGCGACTCCCAAGACCAGCCTTGGCATCCCTTCTGGGAAAGGGTTGGACTGGTCTTTCAGTATCGACCAtaaatatcttgacacctccatcaagtttttcttcatcaacttctgcaacatttgcagtcttagatctaattttcaatctgtagaccaccatctctcctctactaaacctcgtcttttcctcactgaaacacagctgtctgaggcaattgacagtagcccttttctgttccctcttaGTTtgtctatcctcattttcattccaaagtgaatgttgcatctatgtatgCAACAAtttaacttgctcttgtgcctGTGCTCTCAAATCTTCAGTTTTCCACAATCTGACTTCGACTCAAGTCACTCTTAAACAAAGTttttctgtgctgtctatcCCTCCAcaaactcctctgactataagaaATTATTTGACAACTTAATTTCTAAAGAGCAGCACATTCTGCCTCTATCCTTTCATGGAGATccccatccttggagatttcaatattcacaacaagctttggctttcctctcccttccctgaccatcctggtgaactagccttcaactttgctatcctccatgatgtaaagcaactggtgcaacacccaaCATGTATTCCTAACTGTCTTTGaaatacacccaacattcttgaacttttctttacctctaattcttctgcttatgttgttaccctatcttctcataatctcatatctgtatcttgtcttatttctccaatccctactcaggatccccaaaagtggaggtgcctctgggaCCTGAGAAGGTACTatgttgattttccctggaatgattatggtttctgtgtcagagacccttAACAGTGTGCTGAGCGGATAACATAAGTGTCTGACacggaggcatacattcctctctcttttttctcaatctaacccttggtttaacacagcctgttctcatgctatacatgataaatAGGTTGCCCACAAAGGATACTTGAGACTTCCATTgactgaatctcatgcacttaatattactgcctggaatcatgccatgTCTGTTCAACTTGCCAAATACTTCCTTATAAATAGATtttatcaaaatctttcaaactccaactcccttcaagacttctggcatctagccgaaaatatctccaataacttcatctttccctcctttatttcatcctgttggcaccactgccatcattcACATGtgtctaaagctgaactctttcctCAAACCATTTCtaataactctaccttggatgattctggggttatctctccctctcctcctccatctatttcatgccttcaattaaaatttttcataatgttttccatgccctggCTGGCCTGAAGCAAAGGAAGGCATATACGACCTGATGGAGTCCCTTCTatcgttctcaaaaactgtgcttccaatgtttgcaccttgcctaggcaaactctttcaactctctattgatttctacctttccttcttgttggaagTTTCCTACATTCAGACTGTCCCTAAAAAagatgaccgttctaatccttcaaactaaCGCCCTAAAaatttaatctcttgtttgtctagtttcttaatctatcctcaacagGAAGATTCACAAACACCtgccacttcacaatcttctatctgatcaccagtatgacTTCCATCAAGGCCACTCTATTGGTGATCTGGCTTACCTTACTAAGTCttcgtcatcctcttttagagatttcggtgaaacttctGCTgttgacatatcaaaagcttttgaccgAGTCtgaaagctttgatctcaaaactgccCACCTAGGTGGGCTgtcctctctgcaactttatctccaagtttcctttctgaccattttattgctgctgtggtagacagcctcTGTTCTCaatttattaatagtggtgttcctcgggGTTATGTCTTGTCACCCACTATATCTCTTACtagaacagcttctatgaaattaggcattctgaggcgtctccaccagtttttctcgccctctaactgctaactctgtagaaggaccttatccgtccttgtatggagtactctgcattttttttttttttgtgggggtgaTTGTTTCcactcagttttattagatagggtggaatcaaaagcttttcttctcaACTTCCCTtctctgattgactgtctttgccagaatgttgcatctctttctatcttcttctgctatttttcatgctaactgctcttctgatcttgctaactgcatgccttccctccttctgtgGCCCTGCTaaacaaagctttcttcttcgtctcatcCCTAATTTGTCCAACTCTCAAatgctaatgcaagagttagccagtaCTTTCAATCTTTCATACTTTTCACTATTAAACACTGGagctccctgcctcctcctgtattttcaactttgtatgacttgacttcatttaagaggaggtttcaagacatttttggctaactctatcagtCCTGCAAGTCGGCTTGcaactaagattttttttttttccaataaaaataaataaataaaaaaataagcatacatgcatacatatcaATCTGACTGACACAACACATCCACACTaactaacacacatacacattctcAATTAACTTCAAAACATTTTTCAGCACCCCCttgccaaaaaataaataaataaataaaataaataaataaataaataaataaataaataaataaatacacacacacacacacgcgtagtgtaatggttagcacactcgactcacaatcgagagggccaggttcaagtcccgggaagcggcgaggcaaatgggcaagcctcttaatgtgtggcccctgttcacctagcagtaaataggtacgggatgtaactcgagaggttgtggccttgctttcccagtgtgtgttgtgtgtgatgtggtctcagtcctacccgaagatcggtctgtgagctctgagatagctccgtaatggggaagactggctgggtgaccagcaggcaaccgaggtgaattacacatttaTATATGTGAGgcagtggtgtcagcaaagagtgcatagctttaaagaaaaattggacaagtgtagatatggagacggccacacgagtgtaaagcccaggccttgtaaaactacaactaggtaaatacaaacacacacacacacacagatgttaaaaaatataatttccacaaagatatatatatatatatatatatatatatatatatatatatatatatatatatatatatatatatatatatatatatatatatatatatatatatatatatatatatatatatatatatatatatatatatatatatatatatatatatatatatatatatatatatatatatatatatatatatataatcctaCTGCCATAACCatgtctttattctttcatctttgaATGCACAAACCTGTTCTGCAGTCAGTGGGAGCCAATATATTGCAGGCTGAGCTTTTGTCTTACGGAATAGATCATCCAACAATTTTGCAGGTGGTTCTTctggtttcttttcttgttctgaaATAAAGATGATGTGGTGTAGAGATACAATGAGAAGTAATCACTTTGTTCATTAGACAATCACCAAACCTATTGGTAGATTTTGAAACATACCACTGACTAATAAACACAATGTCATAAAATTTTAGGGTTACAACTATATGACAAGAGCAAACTCAAATAATGTACATAAAATATGTTAAGTTACCTCTTCCTGGGCTCCTAGGTTTGTTGTGttctctcagcctctcctcctctctctctctgcggagtctttctctctcccgctCTTTCTCTCCAGGTGAACGTTCTCCAATCTTGGCAAGATCCCATTCTCGCACAGGTCCCTCACGCTGATGGCAACAAAGTTTATGAGTCCTGATAGTGGTTAGTaatgaaaagttaaaaaattAAGTAATCCAATACAAGACAGCAATAATTGAGTTACCATATTATGGAATGTTACACTGAATGCAATCTTGTTTGTAGATGATGATACTTAAAGTTCTGACTTAAGACTCAATAAATTCTAATGTAATGTGACATTTACAATAGGTGATTTCATTCATCAGGCCCCTAGTTAGTCTTCAGTTACACTGTAGCTTCTATTCCTCTAGTAAAAGTGTGTTTACTAATAATTATATGATAAATTTGTGAGCAAATAATTACTTACTGCAATTCCAAAAATTCTAGTCTATGATTCTCAGGGATCACATGTGGGGAAgaatggttgtagtggtgaaaTTTTAAATGAATGCAACAAGAAATGTGTGTAAGTGCAGGATTAGTTTTAATCTAAGACCCTTTAGAATCAACAAAACCTACAGAAGGATGTTGATACATGATTTAGCAAAGAATCACAACGTTATAAGTATACATAATACATTGAGAtttctttatgcaagagggaaacttgccaagggaggaaaaaaaataaaataaataaataaataaatgcaagttccctaaaagattgaaaaaggaTTTAGCCAGAAGACAAGgacaatgtcttgaaaccttgatTAGTGAAAAATATTACCAAATCTAAAGTGTGATGAGCTCCTTAATCTACTGAGTGTagtaaaacacacaaagaagtaCTGTACTTCAGTGAAAGAAGGTAGGTATTAGTTTAATTTAAACAGTAATTATTGTTACCTTCCACCTCTCATCCCTGCGATCTTCTATAGTTTtttgaggtggaggagaaaaatctgccatccttttcttcatctccgtcTGTGATGTGAAAACAGATTCGATTAAAATATTTGTGTATATCAATGTTACTGAAATGGCAGCAGCCTTAAGGGGGATTATTTTTTCTAAATCTTAACTCTTTGCTATCAATTTTCTTTATGAGAGATCActatcagtaaataaataattacaataatccAAGTTGCCTCATCCCTCCTATTATGGAAATCATTACCTGCCcccccacttttttttcccccccctacgttaaggcctatagcgcttgtaggcacacttgaagaatgCATGGGAAGAGCTGTTcaacttccgcccattagtggcgcaggcaatttcatttatagtggtacccaaattagggcccatatcaccccaaaagctcatcttgggtgtacccacctagaacctgggtatcatggtgacatgtaggtaactttaaaccactcaacaaatggcagtgtttaaggctgtacgtggtggaattcgaacctacgcgtggacgtctgcctgatcccatgctcaccaccttatccactatgccaccgcctcctgcTCTAAATGGTATTCTTGTAATTTATATTCTATCCTTTTTTATTCAACGGTCATATGCTTCACATGCAGAAAAGACCATTTTATGATCTGACTTAACagaccatttttttcctccatttattgaGTTAATCATTTTTAAGATGATTACTTTATGTACAGGCcataacaaaatattatcaaaatggcaaaataaaaacaggcagtgttgccagatgtaGCAATGTGCCGGATTTTTCTCAAAAGGTGACACATATGACGAACTCCAATCCCCAAAATGACTAAATAAAGCAGCAATTACTAACCTCGGTAGAGAAGTCAACAAATAAATTTTTGGGGTTTGAGACAGGCCAACGTACACCATGAAGTGCCATTCTAGTCTCCAGGGCCTGATCTTCTGTTTCATACTGAAAATAAGATTTCATGAGTGAGCATGCATTACTCTCTCACATAATGAATTCAAATATCCATTCTCAACCATACAAAGAAAACATTTGTCTGCTAAAACAAATCTCACCATGGCAAGACACTTTGACTTAATGTTGTCTATCCAGAAGCCATTTTCAGTAAGCCGTCCAGTGCGTTGCAGTAGTTCTCTCAACTGGTTAATAGTAAAGGGTCGCACTAAGTTCTGTATGTACACCACTCTGGATGGTGGGTTGCGAGATGGAGCAATTGCTGGTTTGGTGCTGGGAACAGGTCCTTCGAAGAGATGAATTTTCCGGCTCCTTTCTATAATTTAAATAATAAGTAATGATGCttctatgaaaaatataagcacAGTAACATTAACCTTCAACTGATGGTGATTGTTCATGTAACTGTACACCATCCAATTTTGAATGACTGTTCATGTAAGCAACATTTTTTCCTGGTTGTAATTTCAAATAACTTCTGCCCTCTACATATGgtcagctattttttttttttctgccattaAGCTCCTAATACATGTCATGAAGAAAATCCCACCAGCTgga
The window above is part of the Portunus trituberculatus isolate SZX2019 chromosome 14, ASM1759143v1, whole genome shotgun sequence genome. Proteins encoded here:
- the LOC123503786 gene encoding LOW QUALITY PROTEIN: protein ZBED8-like (The sequence of the model RefSeq protein was modified relative to this genomic sequence to represent the inferred CDS: inserted 1 base in 1 codon), yielding MNLSQHQYHFNGTVMASNKKRNYDDNYLDFGFTSITDKGVVKPQCVICHKILTAESLRPSKLRLHLETKHPQHVGKDRSFFSRQELNMKRQRLDASGSFHQQNAAVVEASFLVALEIAKKKKPHTIGEELILPCAKTMVKLVLGEKSAEKLNAISLSNNTVQRRISQISDDIREQVIQEIKRAGLFSIQLDESTDVQSCSQLLAFVRYVHDEDLKEEFLFCEPLEQSTKGEDVMQKLTEFFESEGLDWGNLCGICTDGAPAMLGSQSGFVTRVIQKAPNXYPLHCMIHRQALASKTLPSELQDTLNTIIKTVNFVKGSALNTRLFKRLCQDMDAAHETLLFHTAVRWLSKGNVVQRVFELREEISLFLRIQNKQDLLSAWSADSFEIRLAYLVDIFRQLNTLNLELQGKGSLIIDFVDKIKAFIRKMENWRRKVGMGNLAMLETVSEIVEKCDAATQNLITQHLEALEGV